Within Spinacia oleracea cultivar Varoflay chromosome 4, BTI_SOV_V1, whole genome shotgun sequence, the genomic segment TTAAGCATGTTGTATAATATAAGTTTGTAATTTGATTAATTTGGAGATTTGAAGTGCAAAAATGGGTGGTGAGAATTTAAGAACAGTAAATAAGGTGAAAAATTGAATGAGAAAGAGTAAAAAAGATAATCACATAATTTGGGTAAAGAGAAGCTTAATTTGTGGGCATCACGAACATTGTCGTTAGCTTTGCCTGTTAACTTACcgttaaaaggtggtaaaatgaatttttatttatatttttaggtggtaatcTAAAAGTTTGAgaattttaggtggtaaaacacaaattcagattttttttaggtggtaaaacacaaaaattcctaaattttatttatattgaAACTACATGTATTAATGGTCTAACTTCTAAGTTGCATTGAAGAAAGCATAATGAAGAGTATATGTGGTCGGTATGTGAAATAATGAATCAAGATTCATTCCTGGGGAGGGAGGTAACGATTTAGCTGGCCTATCTCTTACAAACTGAAAATTGCGCATCTACGATTCAAACTTTGCACTAATATCAAGAAATGAAAACTACAAGACAAGACAATTATTGACAAGAATTTGTTGTATTCTTCAAAAGCAAAACCATCGAAGCAGCCATTTACCATATTAAGAAAATTAAATTGAATACCAATACGGAGTAACATTCATTAATGCTGGAAAATGTAAGTACTCCAATGAATACGTACTCCGTGCTTCGTACTTAATTGGTATTTAACAGCAacgataatgataatgataatgataatgataatgataatgataacaataacaataacaataagaATACTATCGAGTAACAATTATAAAATTGACAAGGGTTTAAAAAGCGGAACTAAAGATGGAAAAGTGGATTGAATATATACCTGAAGATGGCTAGCAATGTTATGGCGGGTAAGACAATCAATTCCCATAAGCTCTAATATCCTTGAAGGGACTGCCTTATCTACTCCTAGTTGCTCCACTGCTTGCACGAATCTCCGATGAAGCTCCGGCGTCCAATCCACCTACGcaatcaaatttcaatcattactTGTTATTAATAAATCAGCAAGCCTCTTATCAAACGTACATACATGTGACAGTGAATTAATTAGTTACCTTTGTTTTTCGTTTCCCATGATGGTGGTTGTTATTATTAGCCCCGGACTTAGATTTCTTCCCTTTATGACTCTCTTTGGAGGAAGAAATCTTTGTCATTGTTGTTGCAGACTCCGATTTGGCATCATTTTTGCTCACTATCTCCACCTCCTCCGGCGTCTTATTCGACATGAAACCCGGACTTTGGTCGTGTTTTTCCATAGACTCCTCCTCAAGTACTAGACTAACTACATCATCATTATTGTAGTTACCTTGATAAATGGCAGCATCAAATGAAGCATCATCCATGGGACTAATAACATTATTCTCAGTTGACATACCGGATGACGGCGAGTTATTAGCTTCCGAGGTGGAGTCATCATATCCCCCCGAACTAAGGGAGAACTCAGCCAACAGTTCCGGATCCATTTCAAGATCCGGTAACACATCGCCGTCGTGCATGCCCATAAACAACTCATCGAAATCGATGCTATCGAGTAGATTGGCACCGGAGAAGTCCGGGAAATCATCGGTTCCCATCGAGAAGTTCCCTTCCGCCATCGTTGTTCCTCCATTGTTGTTTTCATCTTTGTTGCTACTTAGTGGTGATATTGCAAGCATTACCCTAGCTAGCTAGGATTAATTAATCTAGATTAGATTGACCCTAACCTAGGGGGATAAATATTACTTTATAGTAGTAATTTTAAGTATATGATATAATAAGGGTTGATACAATAAGTAAGGTAGGGTTATGTAAAGTGGCaaatttttctactagtgcttgAGAGGTTGAAGAAGAGATAGTAATGGAGAAGGAGATTTGTTATAAATTAATTGTGGGGTGAGTTAGAGACAAAAGAGGGGAGTGTGTTTTGTGGGTAGGCAATTCGATCATGGCCACAACTTGTGAATAAGAGAGCTTATTTTTCAAATCTCCTACAAGATTTTGtatttatgtttttgttttatataactttgattataaattttaaatataccAAGTATATCAGTAGGCACAGTTCATTTTGGTACTTTTAGGCTTGTGGACTGCTATTTTTTGGGTATTTTAATAAAATCTTCTAGTGGCCCTCCAGCCTAAGGTTACACACTCGCAGTCTCACACCGGCCTGGCTGTTAGAGAGTGTATGCTACTGTTTATAAGAGGTATGGACAAGATTTTCAATAGGTGTGTATAGTACCATATCGAGGTTGTCTACATCGCTTGTCACCAGTGAAATAAGGACCCCATACCCAccctaaaataaaattaaaaaaaattgaaacatGGCCCACCCTTAAATAAATGTTAAAAGTGTTGCTAACTTGTTATATACTGTCAACggtaatataagtattgtcattgttgtatatatattgtcattgttgtattaaaatattgTCACAATcaccaaaaaaaggaaattatgtatacaactgtaatgaaatataaaaagtaaagagaccacttaaatgaatggataaaagtattgcatattaaatgaatgggtaaaagtatgtatacaagtgttatataagtattgtcatcgTTTGCATAAATACAGTCATTGTTGGACTAATTACTGTCATTGTTGCCGATACTTAGTACTTTGTttaacttttcaactcatgagATGAAATTACCATTTTACCCCGGATATGGGGTAATTATCTCGGTGTCCACCAGCAATGTAGCCTCCCTCGTACCATATCATTAGATGTGAATTGATTTAAAGTTGctcaagtatatatatatatatatatatatatatatatatatatatatatatatatatatatatatatatatatatagctaGACTGACTAACATATGATAGATGTTGGTTTAGCAGAAccccttcttcttacctaaTACAAAAATATATATGGTGTCCTATTCCTTTTATTCTTGAATGAGAGGTTTCAATTGTGTTTTAGATTATCAGGTCGTACTCTAACTTTAGGCTCTGTTTAGTGCACCTTATTTTAGGacattattacttatttcagatttaaccaGTTCAGGTAAGATCAtatcagaaaaaaaaaagttcagatcatatcatatcagaaaaaataagttcagatcagatcagatcagaaaaaataagttcagatcatattagataagaaaaaataagttcatatcagaTCAGGCCAGATCAAACCAGACCAgatcatattattattattattattattattattattattattattattattattattattattattggtatatatttatatcattgtCATTaatactattattttattactattattgctctAATAAAAAAGTATGTTGTAATCGttgcaattaaaatctattatgtaaggcataaaaaaacataacaaacaattcaaattcatcatgtccaaattaaaactattaattccagatcagaaacgatatgatcagatcatgtccatacCAGAACTGATTTTGACAGATTAGAATCATTATATATCCAGACCAGAATCGGTATGATCACATactatccagatcataactaatctgtacagatcatgtccagatcatgttcagATCTGCAAAGATGTTGTCTAGATCAAAACCGATCCTTACAAATCATGTCTGatccttacagaaccaatatATTCATATTAGAACCGATTGGTACGGATCATctccagatcagaattgatatgtccagattagaactggtctagatatcgactctgcatgtacagattatgttcagatcagaattgatctgcagAGATCATGTCCATGTCATAATTGATTTGTACAGATTTGTCCtgatcagaactggtctgtaaagatcatgtccagattagaactggTATGTAAAGATCATGACCAAATGAGAATTGATCTGTATAAatcatgttcagatcagaattgatctgtaTAAATCATGTTCAGATTAGAATTATTTAGATTTAATGGTCCAAATTTCAAGACTTAGGCTTGAATCATAACACAAATATCAATTTAGCGGAATGGTATACCACGCGATTTCTTTGATCTGTATaaatcatatccagatcagaattgatatacaaatatcatgtccagatcagaaccgatttATCTAGATCAGAACCCATACGTGTAGATCAGAACCCATACGTGTAGATCAGAACCCATATATTCGGATCggtctatctagatcatgtctaaATCTGTACTGATTTGTCAAGATTAAGTCCATATCAAAACCatatgtctagatcatgtccaaatttgaATCGATCTATTTTGATCAAAACCGATCTATccaaatcatgtccaaatcagaagttgtctgtacagatcatgtccggATCAAAATTTctctgtatagatcatgtccagatctatATTGATCATGTCCATGTTAGAactgatatgtccagatcatatcCAGATAAGAACCAAATTTGTACATATCATCCCCAAATCAAAATCGATCTATatagatcatatccagatcagaactgatatgtcAAGATCATAACccatctatctagatcatgtctaggtctatctaatataaggaatagttgtatcatgagcaaagtcaaataaataataacgatattataaatttgtgtaacatttattaCACATAAGTTGTTTAATATTAACAAATGTAGGTTtctgtttaaacttaattctgaaaaatcagatcagatcagatcagaccagaccagatcagatcagaaaaaataatttCATATTAGATCATAtcagttcaggaaaaataatttcttatcagatcagatcatacaACATaagatcaggagaaataaggtgaactaaacgggGTCTTAGTTGTTTGACCTTTCTTATAAATAAGATTAAGGATATGGGTTACCTAAAAAAAAGactactccatccgtcccagattagttgttacgcttttctttttcatccgtcccagattagttgttaccaaaatatggtttatacacccgggtgcacaatgctcactgtgcaccctgttttacaaagaacatatagttcaaatacaaagaacctattgttcatacccaaagaacatatagccaaTGAACATAGAGTTCAAATTCATAGAACATATAATTTCaatatttcactagtacatgtacattgaaatcgttctcaatgttcattagattttcaataaatgttcaacagggtgcacaatgagcaatgtgcacccgggtgtataatccaaattgcgagttgttacacttctaaattatgaATGACCCCAcatttattatattgtctctctcttcccactaacttttttgttgtccccacaccctctctcattcaattaagaaaatacactactaactcctatcacatctactttttcaataaaataacaattgataaccaaacaaccacttatcacctaaaactttgtgcaaatgtaagtgtaacaactaatctgggacggagggagtatatattatTGTACTTCGTCtgttccataaatattgcaccatggttgacttttactaacaaattatttaaaatgGGTCTTAATATCTCAAGTCGTGTGtaagtgaaaaaaaaattgttatttagaaaatatatatcgatacgaatctaacatgaccccacatgacAAAAATTTTCTTACGCATGAATTACAAAAATGGCCAAATTTATGGTGTGAATAGTATAAAAAACAAGATGGCGCGATATTTACAGAACGAATGAAGTACTAGAGATCTAAATATTTAGTTCGTGAAGAAAAATATCATGG encodes:
- the LOC110787977 gene encoding transcription activator GLK1; the encoded protein is MLAISPLSSNKDENNNGGTTMAEGNFSMGTDDFPDFSGANLLDSIDFDELFMGMHDGDVLPDLEMDPELLAEFSLSSGGYDDSTSEANNSPSSGMSTENNVISPMDDASFDAAIYQGNYNNDDVVSLVLEEESMEKHDQSPGFMSNKTPEEVEIVSKNDAKSESATTMTKISSSKESHKGKKSKSGANNNNHHHGKRKTKVDWTPELHRRFVQAVEQLGVDKAVPSRILELMGIDCLTRHNIASHLQKYRSHRKHLLAREAEAASWTQKRQMYGVAMGGGKGGANISPWYPPTMGFPPMTTMHPPFRPLHVWGHPTMDRQARVPMWPKQIAPTATPLPHAWAPPPLHPPPTDTSFWHSPHQRRVAVAPVPGIPPHTMYRPDQHGLPPPPAAQSGPHPPLDLHPSKESIDSAIGDVISKPWLPLPIGLKPPSMDSVMVELQRQGIPKIPPSNSAAS